One stretch of Paenibacillus sp. AN1007 DNA includes these proteins:
- a CDS encoding sugar phosphate isomerase/epimerase family protein produces MKVGLSTYSLLNDLNSGAMTVLDVIDWIAANGGEHMEMVPYGYTVEDNHELADAIRERAAAAGIELSNYSMPANFVQETEETFEEEMARVKRHVDTAHRMGVRHLRHDVTAFRLPKESTTIAWFEQHLPLMVRGSQIIADYAAQYGMTTTIENHGFSVQASDRVQRVLHAVDRPNFKTTLDIGNFMCVDENPIVGVMKNLPYASLIHFKDFYFRPYDEHPGEGEWFTTTCGNFLRGAIVGQGDIPIRKIVKLIKDSGYDGNITVEFEGMEECKAASKIAMHNLRRFWDEA; encoded by the coding sequence ATGAAGGTAGGTCTGAGCACGTACAGTTTGTTGAATGATCTGAATTCGGGAGCCATGACGGTACTGGATGTCATCGACTGGATTGCAGCGAACGGCGGCGAGCACATGGAGATGGTTCCCTACGGATATACGGTGGAGGATAATCATGAGCTAGCGGATGCGATTCGGGAGCGAGCCGCAGCAGCAGGCATTGAGCTGTCGAACTACTCGATGCCGGCCAACTTCGTGCAGGAGACGGAAGAGACTTTTGAAGAAGAGATGGCCCGGGTCAAAAGACATGTGGATACCGCACACCGGATGGGAGTCAGGCATTTGCGCCACGACGTTACCGCATTCAGGCTGCCCAAGGAGAGCACAACCATTGCCTGGTTTGAACAGCATCTGCCGCTCATGGTCAGAGGAAGCCAGATCATTGCGGATTATGCTGCGCAGTACGGGATGACAACCACGATTGAGAATCATGGTTTCAGTGTGCAGGCTAGTGATCGGGTGCAGCGGGTACTGCACGCCGTAGATCGGCCCAATTTCAAAACGACGCTCGATATTGGCAACTTCATGTGTGTAGACGAAAATCCAATTGTCGGTGTAATGAAAAATCTGCCGTACGCTTCGCTTATTCATTTCAAAGACTTCTACTTCCGTCCGTATGATGAGCATCCGGGAGAAGGGGAATGGTTCACCACAACTTGTGGTAACTTCCTGCGCGGTGCAATCGTGGGACAGGGTGATATCCCCATTCGCAAAATCGTCAAGCTGATCAAAGACTCCGGTTATGATGGAAATATCACGGTGGAGTTCGAAGGCATGGAGGAATGCAAAGCCGCTTCCAAAATTGCGATGCACAATCTGCGCCGTTTTTGGGATGAGGCATAG
- a CDS encoding sugar phosphate isomerase/epimerase family protein, translated as MKLTNKIGVIVDSFGVGVREGLLKAKDAGAEGVQIYAVKGEMEPENLSPAARKELRSYIKGLGLEISALVGDLGGHGFQVKEDNTWKVEKSKRIVDLALDLGTDIVTTHIGIVPHDPSSEVYETLHTACEELGQYAKSVGAYFAIETGPETAADLKGFLDTLSTNGVSVNFDPANMVMVTGDDPVQGVKLLKDYIVHTHVKDGLRLKEVDPRDVYGAVGHAPMDHEKIAEMVASGAFFREVPLGEGAVDFDAYFTALQEIGYTGYLTIEREVGDQPEKDIRKAVQFIKQYR; from the coding sequence ATGAAATTAACCAATAAGATCGGTGTGATCGTAGACAGTTTTGGCGTAGGCGTACGGGAAGGGCTGTTGAAAGCCAAGGATGCAGGGGCAGAAGGCGTGCAGATCTATGCGGTGAAGGGGGAGATGGAACCGGAGAATCTGTCTCCTGCAGCACGTAAAGAGCTCCGAAGCTATATAAAAGGTCTTGGCCTTGAGATTTCGGCATTGGTTGGTGATCTGGGTGGTCATGGCTTTCAGGTCAAGGAAGACAATACTTGGAAGGTGGAAAAGTCTAAACGAATTGTTGATCTGGCACTTGATCTGGGTACAGATATTGTCACCACGCACATCGGTATTGTTCCACATGATCCTTCTTCCGAAGTATACGAAACACTGCACACGGCTTGCGAGGAGTTGGGACAGTACGCCAAAAGTGTCGGTGCCTACTTTGCCATCGAGACTGGTCCGGAAACGGCTGCGGATCTGAAAGGTTTTTTGGATACCCTCTCTACGAACGGGGTATCCGTCAACTTTGACCCGGCGAATATGGTGATGGTGACAGGGGATGATCCGGTGCAGGGAGTGAAGCTGCTCAAGGATTATATCGTGCACACCCATGTGAAGGACGGTTTGCGGCTGAAAGAGGTCGATCCGCGAGACGTGTATGGTGCTGTTGGGCACGCTCCGATGGATCATGAGAAAATCGCCGAAATGGTGGCTTCCGGTGCCTTTTTCCGTGAAGTGCCATTGGGTGAGGGAGCTGTTGATTTTGATGCCTACTTCACTGCGCTGCAGGAGATTGGTTATACAGGGTATCTGACCATTGAGCGCGAAGTGGGAGACCAACCGGAGAAAGACATTCGCAAAGCCGTGCAGTTCATCAAACAATATCGATAG